The Aquidulcibacter paucihalophilus genome has a window encoding:
- a CDS encoding DNA polymerase Y family protein, whose amino-acid sequence MRRIVSVWLIDWPVTVWRRSATRARRPASPPDSALDPQNPFALILKNSRGAAILHALNPAARRAGLRRGQTQADARAMIPQLICKPADPEADARALTALAVWAERWSPSVSLDPGRDGPGGEGLEGLFLDVTGATHLFGGEAALLAQIRDRLAEAGARARVAVAPTPGAAWALARWGEAGGEGVIADEDTVRDRLAPLPVEALRIDDRTLTQARRFGLKRIGDLYPMPRAGLARRFRDGAGVGLVQRLDQALGFAGEALTPVRPPPKYRAWRTWMEPVEDIEGVAARLAELAADLSAPLVRDGQGARALTLTGFRSDGGTTGLSVRMGRPGRDAGIWLRLFREAGLGRLELGFGLDALMLTADAVEPMTARQGVLESEAEAKQAESLAALIDRLTARLGEDRVLTPEPVDSWIPERAERWRPALGRSPAAASGDAGRRPLLLLDPPEPVVAIAELPDGAPARFTWRRLSRRVTRADGPERLSPEWWRPRPDDRQVRTRDYYRVEDDAGGRYWLFREGLYGREYSGDPEERAPSWWMHGVLP is encoded by the coding sequence ATGAGACGCATCGTCTCCGTCTGGCTGATCGACTGGCCGGTGACGGTCTGGCGGCGATCGGCCACGCGGGCGCGCCGTCCGGCCTCGCCGCCTGACTCCGCCCTTGATCCGCAGAACCCGTTCGCCCTGATCCTGAAGAACAGTCGGGGCGCGGCGATCCTGCACGCCCTCAATCCGGCCGCGCGCCGGGCCGGCCTGCGCCGGGGCCAGACCCAGGCCGATGCCCGGGCCATGATCCCGCAGTTGATCTGCAAGCCCGCCGACCCCGAGGCGGACGCCCGCGCCCTGACGGCGCTGGCCGTCTGGGCCGAGCGCTGGTCGCCGTCGGTCAGCCTCGATCCGGGCCGGGACGGTCCTGGGGGGGAGGGGCTGGAGGGCCTGTTCCTCGACGTCACGGGCGCGACCCATCTGTTCGGCGGCGAAGCGGCGTTGCTGGCCCAGATCCGCGACCGGCTGGCCGAGGCCGGCGCACGGGCGCGCGTGGCCGTGGCCCCCACGCCCGGTGCGGCCTGGGCGCTGGCCCGCTGGGGCGAGGCGGGGGGTGAGGGGGTGATCGCGGACGAGGACACCGTCCGGGACCGGCTGGCACCCCTGCCGGTCGAGGCCCTGCGGATCGACGACCGGACCCTGACGCAGGCGCGGCGGTTCGGGCTGAAGCGGATCGGCGACCTCTATCCCATGCCGCGGGCGGGGCTGGCGCGGCGCTTCCGCGACGGCGCCGGAGTCGGTCTGGTGCAGCGGCTGGATCAGGCGCTGGGGTTCGCCGGCGAAGCCCTGACGCCGGTGCGGCCGCCGCCGAAATACCGGGCCTGGCGGACATGGATGGAGCCGGTCGAGGATATCGAGGGCGTGGCGGCGCGACTGGCGGAGCTGGCCGCCGACCTGTCCGCGCCCCTGGTGCGCGACGGGCAGGGGGCCAGGGCCCTGACCCTGACCGGCTTCCGCTCGGACGGCGGGACCACCGGTCTGTCTGTGCGCATGGGCCGGCCGGGGCGGGACGCGGGCATCTGGCTGCGGCTGTTCCGCGAGGCGGGGCTGGGCCGGCTGGAGCTCGGCTTCGGCCTCGACGCCCTGATGCTGACTGCCGACGCGGTCGAGCCCATGACGGCGCGGCAAGGGGTGCTGGAGAGCGAGGCCGAGGCGAAACAGGCCGAGAGCCTGGCCGCCCTGATCGACCGGCTGACGGCGCGGCTGGGCGAGGACCGGGTACTGACGCCCGAGCCGGTGGACAGCTGGATTCCGGAACGGGCCGAGCGGTGGCGGCCGGCGCTGGGGCGGTCTCCGGCGGCGGCGAGCGGCGATGCGGGACGCCGGCCCCTCCTGCTGCTGGACCCGCCCGAGCCGGTGGTGGCCATCGCCGAACTGCCCGACGGTGCCCCGGCCCGGTTCACCTGGCGCAGGCTGTCGCGGCGGGTGACGCGCGCCGACGGCCCCGAGCGGCTGTCGCCCGAATGGTGGCGGCCCCGCCCCGATGACCGGCAGGTGCGCACCCGCGACTATTACCGCGTCGAGGACGACGCGGGCGGCCGCTACTGGCTGTTCCGCGAGGGTCTGTACGGGCGGGAATATTCCGGCGACCCGGAGGAGCGCGCCCCGTCGTGGTGGATGCACGGAGTGCTGCCGTGA
- the cmk gene encoding (d)CMP kinase, with protein MTSFLIIAVDGPAASGKGTIAARLAALYGLPHLDTGLLYRAVGVGVLDAGGSLDDAVAAEAVARALKAESLQDTDRLTSGDAGEAASRVAGYPGVRAALLEFQRAFAAQPGGAVLDGRDIGTVIAPDAMAKLFITAIPEVRAKRRWKQLTGRGDVIAYEDMLADIIRRDERDAGRGAAPMVQAQDAVLLDTTDMDIETAFDAARRIVEAARVRQDLQGP; from the coding sequence ATGACGTCTTTCCTCATCATCGCCGTCGACGGCCCCGCCGCTTCCGGCAAGGGCACCATCGCCGCCCGCCTGGCCGCGCTATACGGCCTGCCGCATCTGGATACCGGCCTGCTGTACCGCGCCGTCGGCGTCGGTGTGCTCGATGCGGGCGGTTCGCTGGATGACGCCGTGGCGGCCGAGGCCGTGGCGCGGGCGCTGAAGGCCGAGAGCCTGCAGGACACCGACCGGTTGACCAGCGGCGACGCCGGCGAGGCGGCGAGCCGGGTCGCGGGCTATCCGGGCGTGCGGGCCGCCCTGCTGGAATTCCAGCGCGCCTTTGCCGCCCAGCCGGGCGGGGCGGTGCTGGACGGGCGCGACATCGGCACCGTCATCGCCCCGGACGCCATGGCCAAGCTGTTCATCACCGCGATCCCTGAGGTCCGGGCCAAGCGCCGCTGGAAGCAGCTGACCGGCCGCGGCGACGTCATCGCCTATGAGGACATGCTGGCCGACATTATCCGCCGGGACGAGCGCGACGCCGGCCGGGGCGCCGCCCCGATGGTGCAGGCGCAAGACGCCGTCTTGCTGGATACGACCGATATGGATATAGAGACCGCCTTCGATGCGGCCCGCCGTATCGTCGAGGCGGCGCGTGTCCGGCAGGATCTCCAGGGACCCTAA
- a CDS encoding integration host factor subunit beta, with the protein MIKSELIEKLAAENTHLTHAEVERVVNIVLGRMVDSLGDGGRVELRGFGAFSVRGRPARAGRNPRTGETVDVPAKAVPFFKSGKELRERLNAGDA; encoded by the coding sequence ATGATCAAGTCAGAGCTGATCGAAAAGCTCGCAGCCGAGAACACCCATCTGACCCACGCCGAGGTCGAGCGGGTGGTCAATATCGTCCTCGGGCGAATGGTGGATTCGCTGGGCGATGGTGGTCGTGTCGAGCTTCGCGGCTTCGGCGCCTTTTCGGTGCGCGGCCGTCCGGCGCGGGCCGGGCGCAATCCGCGGACCGGCGAGACCGTCGACGTGCCCGCCAAGGCCGTGCCGTTCTTCAAGAGCGGCAAGGAGCTGCGCGAGCGGCTGAACGCCGGGGACGCCTGA
- a CDS encoding error-prone DNA polymerase has translation MNGWDGDYAELGAMTNFSFLEGASHPGELMMQAKALGLAAVGVADRNTLAGMVRALMGAEDVDLPLVVGSRLGFTDGTELIVFPRDRAAYGRLCRLLSLGKSEVVPQAGADPDADRIEKAETRLTFEQAAAMGEGMIALAPAPERPDAAFETRLAAWRRRWPDDLYLAAAPLWRGDDRKRLNRLAAMAHRTGAPMIATNAVLYHHPERRTLQDVLTCIREGTTIDGAGRRLQANAERHLKPPAQMARLFRGHEAALARTMAVARACTFSLRELSYQYPDEPVPPGYSAQGWLARLTLKGARSRWPGGVPKAIRAIILKELRLVRELKYAPYFLTVHDIVAWARARPDPILCQGRGSAANSVICFCLGITNVDPTRQEVLIERFISSNRSEPPDIDVDFEHERREQVMQYVYQRYGRDRAGIVATIIHYRPRSAIRDVGKALGLTEDVTARMADTVWGSWGSEVKDEHVDRAGLSRDDVRMKLALELTAELIQFPRHLSQHVGGFVLSQAPLIEIVPIGNAAMADRTFIEWDKDDIDFLKLMKVDVLALGMLTAMKRAFRMIGETYGRPLPDTAAVPVERRGVYRMLCKADSVGVFQVESRAQMSMLPRLRPVEFYDLVVQVAIVRPGPIQGKMVHPYLQRRLERRTHEARHGAGSYRFSMPGSTADPDELANVLRKTLGVPLFQEQAMKIAMVAAEFTGEEANGLRRAMATFRHNGTIGNFEEKMVGRMIARGYEAEFAQNCFNQIKGFGEYGFPESHACSFAHLVYVSAWVKWLYPDVFAACLLNSQPMGFYAPAQIVRDAREHGVEVRHPDVNASDWDATLEPRPRRRRRALRLGMRSIDGFKSVWAEAIMEARAEGPFADLDDLRRRAALTPPALDRLAEADAYGSLALTRRQGVWAARGAAPASSAPLFEAMGLNEADGRPPEALPLLAPSEEVVGDYQTLRLSLKGHPVSFLRDRLTGVGALTAKDYPARPNGRRVAVGGVVLVRQRPGTAKGVCFMTIEDETGVANLVIWPDVFETFRPVAMGARMVLARGKVQTAEGVTHLVVDHLEDWTPMLGQLTPDSAPGSAHAPARGRHPREVQVLPGSRDFH, from the coding sequence GTGAACGGCTGGGACGGCGACTATGCCGAGCTCGGGGCCATGACCAATTTCAGCTTTCTGGAGGGGGCGTCGCATCCGGGCGAGCTGATGATGCAGGCGAAGGCCCTGGGTCTGGCCGCCGTCGGCGTGGCCGACCGCAATACGCTGGCAGGTATGGTGCGGGCGCTGATGGGGGCGGAGGACGTCGACCTGCCCCTGGTCGTCGGGTCGCGGCTGGGCTTCACCGACGGGACGGAGCTGATCGTCTTTCCGCGCGACCGGGCAGCCTATGGGCGGCTGTGCCGCCTGCTGTCGCTGGGCAAGAGCGAGGTGGTGCCGCAGGCGGGCGCCGACCCCGACGCCGACCGCATTGAAAAGGCCGAGACGCGGCTGACCTTTGAACAGGCCGCAGCCATGGGCGAAGGCATGATCGCGCTCGCCCCGGCACCGGAACGGCCCGATGCGGCGTTCGAGACGCGGCTGGCGGCGTGGCGCCGGCGCTGGCCGGACGACCTGTATCTGGCCGCGGCACCGCTGTGGCGTGGGGATGACCGCAAGCGGCTGAACCGGTTGGCGGCCATGGCGCATCGCACGGGCGCGCCGATGATCGCGACCAATGCAGTGCTGTATCACCACCCTGAGCGACGCACGCTGCAGGACGTCCTGACCTGCATTCGCGAGGGGACGACCATCGACGGGGCCGGGCGGCGGCTGCAGGCCAATGCCGAACGCCATCTGAAGCCGCCGGCCCAGATGGCGCGGCTGTTCCGGGGGCATGAGGCGGCGCTGGCGCGGACCATGGCGGTGGCGCGGGCCTGCACCTTCTCGCTTCGGGAGCTCAGCTATCAGTACCCGGACGAACCGGTCCCGCCGGGCTATTCCGCCCAGGGCTGGCTGGCCCGGCTGACGCTGAAGGGGGCCCGATCGCGCTGGCCCGGCGGCGTTCCGAAGGCGATCCGGGCGATCATCCTGAAGGAGCTCCGGCTGGTCCGGGAGCTGAAATACGCCCCCTATTTCCTGACCGTCCACGACATCGTCGCCTGGGCCCGCGCCCGGCCCGATCCGATCCTGTGCCAGGGGCGAGGCTCGGCGGCCAATTCGGTGATCTGCTTCTGTCTGGGCATCACCAATGTCGACCCCACCCGGCAGGAGGTGCTGATCGAGCGGTTCATCTCCTCGAACCGGTCGGAGCCCCCCGACATCGACGTCGACTTCGAGCACGAGCGGCGCGAGCAGGTGATGCAGTACGTCTATCAGCGCTACGGCCGCGACCGGGCGGGGATCGTGGCGACCATCATCCACTACCGGCCGCGCTCGGCGATCCGCGACGTGGGCAAGGCGCTGGGCCTGACCGAGGACGTCACCGCCCGCATGGCCGACACCGTCTGGGGGTCCTGGGGCTCGGAGGTGAAGGACGAGCATGTCGACCGGGCCGGGCTGAGCCGCGACGACGTGCGGATGAAGCTGGCGCTCGAACTGACGGCCGAGCTGATCCAATTCCCCCGCCATCTCAGCCAGCACGTCGGCGGCTTTGTGCTCAGCCAGGCCCCGCTGATCGAGATCGTGCCCATCGGCAATGCGGCCATGGCCGACCGGACCTTCATCGAATGGGACAAGGACGACATCGACTTCCTCAAGCTGATGAAGGTCGATGTGCTGGCGCTGGGCATGCTGACGGCGATGAAGCGGGCCTTCCGCATGATCGGCGAGACCTATGGCCGGCCCCTGCCCGACACCGCCGCCGTGCCCGTCGAGCGGCGCGGGGTCTATCGCATGCTGTGCAAGGCGGATTCCGTCGGCGTCTTCCAGGTCGAGAGCCGGGCGCAGATGTCGATGCTGCCCCGCCTGCGGCCGGTGGAGTTCTACGATCTGGTGGTCCAGGTCGCCATCGTCCGGCCCGGCCCGATCCAGGGCAAGATGGTGCACCCCTATCTGCAGCGGCGGCTGGAGCGGCGGACCCATGAGGCGCGGCACGGCGCGGGCAGCTACCGCTTCTCCATGCCGGGTTCGACCGCCGATCCGGACGAACTGGCCAATGTGCTGCGCAAGACCCTGGGCGTGCCCCTGTTCCAGGAGCAGGCGATGAAGATCGCCATGGTCGCGGCCGAGTTCACCGGCGAGGAGGCCAACGGCCTGCGCCGGGCCATGGCCACCTTCCGGCACAATGGCACCATCGGCAATTTCGAGGAGAAGATGGTCGGGCGGATGATCGCGCGCGGCTATGAGGCCGAGTTCGCCCAGAACTGTTTCAACCAGATCAAGGGGTTCGGCGAGTACGGCTTCCCGGAGAGCCACGCCTGCTCCTTCGCCCATCTGGTCTATGTCTCGGCCTGGGTGAAGTGGCTGTATCCGGACGTGTTCGCCGCCTGTCTGCTGAACAGCCAGCCGATGGGCTTCTACGCTCCGGCCCAGATCGTCCGCGATGCGCGCGAGCACGGGGTCGAGGTGCGGCACCCCGATGTGAACGCCAGCGACTGGGACGCGACGCTGGAGCCACGCCCGCGCCGGCGGCGACGCGCGCTGCGGCTGGGGATGCGGTCCATCGACGGGTTCAAGAGCGTCTGGGCGGAGGCGATCATGGAAGCCCGCGCCGAGGGGCCGTTCGCCGATCTGGACGACCTGCGCCGCCGCGCCGCCCTGACGCCCCCGGCCCTGGACCGGCTGGCCGAGGCGGACGCCTATGGCTCGCTCGCTCTGACCCGGCGGCAAGGCGTGTGGGCGGCCAGGGGCGCGGCGCCGGCGTCGTCCGCGCCCCTGTTCGAGGCCATGGGGCTGAACGAGGCCGACGGCCGCCCGCCCGAGGCCCTGCCGCTGCTGGCCCCGTCGGAGGAGGTGGTCGGCGACTACCAGACCCTCCGCCTGTCGCTGAAGGGCCATCCGGTCAGCTTCCTGCGCGACCGGCTGACGGGCGTCGGGGCCCTGACGGCGAAAGACTATCCGGCGCGGCCCAATGGCCGGAGGGTTGCGGTGGGCGGCGTGGTGCTGGTGCGCCAGCGGCCCGGCACGGCCAAGGGGGTCTGTTTCATGACCATCGAGGACGAGACCGGCGTGGCCAATCTGGTGATCTGGCCGGATGTGTTCGAGACCTTCCGGCCGGTCGCCATGGGCGCGCGCATGGTGCTGGCGCGGGGCAAGGTTCAGACCGCCGAGGGCGTGACCCATCTGGTCGTCGACCATCTGGAGGACTGGACCCCGATGCTGGGCCAGCTGACGCCCGACAGCGCGCCGGGATCAGCCCATGCGCCGGCGCGGGGACGGCATCCACGGGAGGTGCAGGTGCTGCCGGGGTCGCGGGATTTTCATTGA
- the mscL gene encoding large-conductance mechanosensitive channel protein MscL codes for MGMLTEFKDFISRGNVIDLAVGVIIGASFGKIVTSLVEQVVMPPIGLLLGKVDFSNLKWVLSPEDPATEAVEEVAIQYGAFINTLIQFAIVAFVIFLMVKAINKLRREKAAEPEAPPAPTATEALLAEIRDELKARPRA; via the coding sequence ATGGGCATGCTCACCGAATTCAAGGACTTCATTTCGCGCGGCAATGTCATCGACCTGGCGGTCGGCGTCATCATCGGCGCGTCCTTCGGCAAGATCGTCACCAGCCTGGTCGAACAGGTGGTCATGCCGCCGATCGGTCTGTTGCTGGGCAAGGTCGATTTCTCGAACCTGAAATGGGTGCTGTCGCCCGAGGATCCGGCGACCGAGGCGGTCGAGGAAGTGGCCATCCAGTACGGCGCCTTCATCAACACCCTGATTCAATTCGCCATCGTCGCCTTCGTGATCTTCCTGATGGTCAAGGCGATCAACAAGCTGCGCCGCGAGAAGGCGGCCGAGCCTGAGGCACCGCCGGCCCCGACCGCGACCGAGGCCCTTCTGGCCGAGATCCGCGATGAACTGAAGGCCCGCCCGCGGGCCTAG
- the rpsA gene encoding 30S ribosomal protein S1: MTDTSFSPSRDDFAALLDETLQGRDLGEGQVVHGRVVGIEKDILIIDVGLKTEGRIPAREFGIGEGAVIPKLGDNVEVYLERVENALGEAVISRDKARREEAWTRLEVVFAEGHPVNGAIVGRVKGGFTVDLGGASAFLPGSQVDIRPVRDVGPLMGKEQPFAILKMDRPRGNIVVSRRAILEEARAEQRTELVGQLQEGEVREGVVKNITDYGAFVDLGGIDGLLHVTDMSWKRVSHPSQVLAVGDTVKVQIVKINPDTQRISLGMKQLQTDPWDGVEAKYPVGAKMTGRITNITDYGAFVELEAGVEGLVHVSEMSWTKKNVHPGKIVSTSQEVDVVVLDVDASKRRISLGLKQAQDNPWDAFVAANPIGSTVEGEVKNATEFGLFIGLDNDIDGMVHLSDLDWNVSGEEAIQRYRKGETVKAKVLDVDVEKERVSLGIKQLGGDPMEGDTFKKGQQVTVTVTSIETGGIEVKFGEEDAPATAFIRKSDLSRDRADQRTERYSVGDRVDAMVTGIDKASRRVSVSIKALEMKDETAAIEQFGSSDSGASLGDILGAALREKAGTKE; the protein is encoded by the coding sequence ATGACTGACACCAGCTTCTCCCCCTCGCGCGATGATTTCGCCGCGCTGCTCGACGAAACCCTTCAGGGCCGTGACCTCGGCGAAGGCCAGGTCGTTCACGGCCGCGTCGTCGGCATCGAAAAGGACATCCTGATCATCGACGTCGGTCTGAAGACCGAAGGCCGCATCCCGGCCCGCGAGTTCGGCATCGGCGAAGGCGCCGTCATTCCGAAGCTCGGCGACAATGTCGAAGTCTACCTCGAGCGCGTCGAGAACGCCCTGGGTGAAGCCGTCATCAGCCGCGACAAGGCTCGCCGCGAAGAAGCCTGGACCCGTCTGGAAGTCGTGTTCGCCGAAGGCCACCCGGTCAACGGCGCCATCGTCGGCCGCGTCAAGGGCGGCTTCACGGTCGACCTCGGCGGTGCCTCGGCCTTCCTGCCGGGCTCGCAGGTCGACATCCGCCCGGTGCGCGACGTCGGCCCGCTGATGGGCAAGGAACAGCCCTTCGCCATCCTGAAAATGGACCGCCCGCGCGGCAACATCGTCGTCTCGCGTCGTGCCATCCTGGAAGAAGCCCGCGCCGAACAGCGCACCGAGCTGGTCGGCCAGCTGCAAGAGGGTGAAGTCCGCGAAGGCGTGGTCAAGAACATCACCGACTACGGCGCGTTCGTGGACCTGGGCGGCATCGACGGCCTGCTGCACGTCACCGACATGTCGTGGAAGCGCGTCTCGCACCCCTCGCAGGTCCTCGCCGTCGGCGACACCGTCAAGGTCCAGATCGTCAAGATCAACCCGGACACCCAGCGCATCAGCCTCGGCATGAAGCAGCTGCAGACCGATCCGTGGGACGGCGTTGAAGCCAAGTATCCGGTCGGCGCCAAGATGACCGGCCGCATCACCAACATCACCGACTACGGCGCGTTTGTTGAGCTGGAAGCCGGCGTTGAAGGCCTGGTGCACGTCTCGGAAATGTCCTGGACCAAGAAGAACGTCCACCCCGGCAAGATCGTCTCGACCTCGCAGGAAGTCGACGTGGTCGTGCTGGACGTCGACGCCTCCAAGCGCCGCATCTCGCTGGGCCTCAAGCAGGCCCAGGACAATCCGTGGGATGCCTTCGTGGCTGCCAACCCGATCGGCTCGACCGTCGAGGGCGAAGTCAAGAACGCCACCGAGTTCGGCCTGTTCATCGGCCTGGACAACGACATCGACGGCATGGTGCACCTGTCCGACCTGGACTGGAACGTCTCCGGCGAAGAAGCCATCCAGCGCTACCGCAAGGGCGAAACCGTCAAGGCCAAGGTGCTGGACGTCGACGTCGAGAAGGAACGCGTCTCGCTCGGCATCAAGCAGCTGGGCGGCGATCCGATGGAAGGCGACACCTTCAAGAAGGGCCAGCAGGTCACCGTCACCGTGACGTCGATCGAAACCGGCGGCATCGAGGTCAAGTTCGGTGAAGAGGACGCTCCGGCGACCGCCTTCATCCGCAAGTCCGACCTGTCGCGCGACCGCGCCGACCAGCGCACCGAGCGCTATTCGGTCGGCGACCGCGTCGACGCCATGGTCACCGGCATCGACAAGGCCTCGCGCCGCGTTTCGGTGTCGATCAAGGCCCTGGAAATGAAGGACGAGACCGCGGCGATCGAACAGTTCGGTTCGTCGGACTCGGGCGCCTCGCTGGGCGACATCCTCGGCGCCGCCCTGCGCGAAAAGGCCGGCACGAAGGAATAG
- a CDS encoding N-acetyltransferase: MTSRPTTETDFPALQALHRHVGWPERSLAGWRWLHANPARLSAGAPAGWVVDGPDGQPAGHVGNLVQRFWLGDQPLHGATGFSVIVTPPVRGASKAMLGAFAGQPGMFAAWVFNANRRSQPLYARHGLKAWPEPTHALKLSWIINPVTLACGRFYRLAHRLAPDLVSRWGERLLNRRLSAKPRLDLPQGVTVLSDFRDQSRYAAFWMALRAEGRLLADRSPEVLRWRLADPDLTDPPLVLAFNRGAGITGYAMAMMAKSNILEPPVLEILDLEALADDVTAIPALLDALKDSARRMGAAKLRIQMVSPRLLERLGDHVRGTRREGGWGHCHARFAPDAPDPALWSPTPYDGDYAMCLRPVPARAQAAVRAPSEPHMAATAA, encoded by the coding sequence ATGACCAGCCGTCCAACAACCGAAACGGACTTTCCAGCTCTCCAGGCGTTGCACCGCCATGTGGGCTGGCCCGAACGGTCCCTGGCCGGCTGGCGATGGCTGCACGCCAACCCGGCCCGCCTCAGCGCGGGCGCGCCCGCGGGCTGGGTCGTCGACGGTCCGGACGGCCAGCCGGCCGGACATGTCGGCAATCTGGTCCAGCGGTTCTGGCTGGGCGATCAGCCGCTGCATGGCGCGACGGGCTTTTCGGTCATCGTGACCCCGCCCGTTCGCGGGGCCAGCAAGGCCATGCTCGGCGCCTTCGCCGGCCAGCCCGGCATGTTCGCCGCCTGGGTCTTCAACGCCAACCGCCGGTCCCAGCCCCTCTACGCCCGCCACGGACTGAAGGCCTGGCCGGAGCCGACCCATGCGCTGAAGCTGAGCTGGATCATCAATCCCGTGACCCTGGCCTGCGGCCGGTTTTACCGCCTGGCCCACCGGCTGGCACCGGACCTCGTGTCCCGATGGGGCGAGCGGCTGCTGAACCGCCGCCTGTCGGCAAAGCCCCGGCTGGACCTGCCGCAGGGCGTGACCGTGCTCAGCGATTTCCGTGATCAATCGCGATATGCCGCATTCTGGATGGCCCTGCGCGCCGAAGGCCGGCTGCTGGCCGACCGGAGCCCCGAGGTTCTCCGCTGGCGGCTGGCCGACCCCGACCTGACCGATCCGCCGCTGGTGCTCGCCTTCAACCGGGGAGCCGGGATCACCGGCTACGCCATGGCCATGATGGCCAAGTCCAACATCCTCGAGCCGCCGGTTCTGGAAATCCTCGACCTCGAGGCCCTGGCCGACGACGTCACGGCCATTCCGGCCCTGCTGGACGCCCTGAAGGACAGCGCCCGCCGGATGGGCGCGGCCAAGCTGCGGATCCAGATGGTCAGCCCCCGTCTGCTGGAACGCCTGGGCGACCACGTCCGGGGCACGCGGCGCGAGGGCGGCTGGGGACACTGCCACGCGCGGTTCGCACCCGACGCGCCTGATCCCGCCCTTTGGTCGCCGACCCCCTATGACGGCGACTACGCCATGTGTCTGAGGCCCGTGCCGGCCAGGGCGCAGGCCGCCGTCCGCGCGCCTTCGGAGCCGCACATGGCGGCGACGGCGGCGTGA